In Bombus fervidus isolate BK054 chromosome 13, iyBomFerv1, whole genome shotgun sequence, a single genomic region encodes these proteins:
- the Cct6 gene encoding chaperonin containing TCP1 subunit 6, with the protein MAAISLLNPKAEFARAAQALAVNISAAKGIQDVMRTNLGPKGTMKMLVSGAGDIKITKDGNVLLHEMQIQHPTASLIARASTAQDDITGDGTTSTVLVIGELLKQADIYISEGLHPRMLTEGFELARMKTLEVLDSLKILIEPTKENLMSIARTSLRTKVHPTVADKLTEVCVDAILTIRQKDQEIDLHMVELMEMQHRTAADTNLVRGIVTDHGSRHPDMPKRVENAYILTCNVSLEYEKSEVNSGFFYKTAEEREKLVAAEREFIDNRVRKIIELKKKLCDGTDKSFVVINQKGIDPPSLDMLARENILALRRAKRRNMERLALACGGTAMNSFDDLTEEHLGWAGLVYEHVLGETKYTFIEECKKPNSVTILLKGPNKYTLEQLKDAVRDGLRAIKNAIDDRAVIPGAGAFEVAASQVLHQYKEKVKGKQRLGVQAYAEALLVIPKTLAVNSGFDAQDTIVKLLEERSTLGEAVGLDISSGEALKPTDAGIYDNYNVKKQIINSCTIIASNLLLVDEIMRAGLSSLKG; encoded by the exons ATGGCAGCGATTAGTTTGTTAAATCCCAAAGCTGAGTTTGCTAGAGCTGCTCAGGCTTTAGCTGTCAATATATCAGCCGCAAAAGGAATTCAAGATGTGATGAGAACGAATCTTGGGCCGAAAGGCACCATGaagat GTTGGTGTCTGGAGCAGgtgatattaaaatcacaaAAGATGGAAATGTATTATTGCATGAAATGCAAATTCAACATCCAACAGCATCTCTGATTGCTAGAGCATCCACTGCTCAAGACGATATTACTGGTGATGGTACAACTAGCACAGTATTAGTCATTGGAGAGCTTCTAAAACAAgctgatatttatatatccgAGGGTCTTCATCCTAGAATGCTCACAGAAGGTTTTGAACTGGCTAGAATGAAAACTTTGGAAGTATTAGACTCCTTGAAGATTCTGATTGAGCCCACAAAGGAAAATCTAATGAGCATTGCTAGAACATCGCTTAGAACTAAAGTCCATCCTACTGTAGCTGACAAACTAACAGAAGTATGTGTGGATGCAATTTTGACTATTAGACAGAAAGATCAAGAAATCGATCTCCATATGGTTGAATTAATGGAAATGCAGCATAGAACTGCAGCAGATACTAACTTAGTTCGTGGTATTGTAACTGACCATGGATCTAGACATCCAGATATGCCTAAGAGAGTAGAGAATGCTTACATACTAACTTGCAATGTTAGTTTGGAATATGAAAAAAGTGAG GTTAATAGTGGGTTCTTTTACAAAACTGCTGAAGAGCGCGAGAAATTGGTAGCTGCAGAACGTGAATTCATCGATAACCGGgtaagaaaaataatcgaactaaaaaagaaattatgtgACGGAACGGACAAGTCGTTCGTCGTCATAAATCAGAAAGGCATTGACCCACCATCCTTGGATATGCTTGCGCGGGAAAATATTTTGGCTTTGCGCAGAGCAAAACGTAGAAATATGGAACGTTTAGCACTGGCCTGTGGTGGAACAGCTATGAATTCCTTTGATGACTTAACAGAAGAACACTTAGGATGGGCTGGACTCGTATACGAACATGTATTG gGAGAGACAAAATATACGTTTATTGAAGAATGCAAGAAACCAAATTCCGTAACAATCCTGCTAAAG GGCCCAAATAAATACACTTTAGAGCAATTGAAAGACGCTGTAAGAGATGGTCTAAGAGCTATTAAAAATGCTATTGACGATCGCGCGGTTATTCCTGGTGCTGGTGCTTTCGAAGTAGCTGCTAGTCAAGTACTCCATCAGTATAAAGAAAAAGTGAAAGGAAAACAACGCTTGGGTGTACAAGCTTATGCAGAAGCTTTACTTGTCATTCCAAAAACTCTTG CTGTAAATAGTGGTTTCGATGCACAAGATACAATTGTTAAGTTATTAGAAGAAAGGTCTACATTAGGTGAAGCGGTAGGATTAGATATTTCTTCAGGTGAAGCATTGAAACCCACGGATGCTGGTATTTATGAT
- the LOC139993411 gene encoding NAD-dependent protein deacylase Sirt4 isoform X2, translating to MLKSFINSHSNMCILTGAGVSTESGIPDYRSEGVGLYARSNRRPVLYKDFCNSAEIRRRYWARNYIGWPRFSSVKVNSVHEILKKLEDHNKIRCIVTQNVDNLHTKAGSKKVIELHGTAFKVMCLNCNERICRYQLQEILDRMNPNMTGTSEMIRPDGDVDISQEQVEKFKIPPCENCGGVLKPDMIFFGDNVPRQIVESVRYNVEHSDSLLILGTTLTTFSGYRIALQASHAKKPIAIVNIGKTRADDLAQIKVEGRCGDILSRIYSMIDQYEECMEC from the exons ATGTTAAAGAGTTTTATCAATAGTCACAGTAATATGTGCATATTAACAGGAGCAGGAGTATCCACAGAAAGTGGTATTCCTGATTATAGATCCGAAGGTGTTGGCCTTTATGCAAGAAGCAATCGCAGACCAGTTCTTTACAAAGACTTTTGTAACAGCGCTGAGATTAGAAGGCGATATTGGGCTCGAAATTATATAGGTTGGCCAAG ATTTTCTTCTGTTAAAGTAAATAGTGTACATGAAATACtaaaaaaattagaagatCATAACAAAATAAGATGTATCGTTACACAAAATGTTGACAACTTGCACACAAAAGCAGGCAGCAAAAAAGTGATAGAGTTACATGGGACAGCATTTAAAGTAATGTGTCTCAACTGTAATGAAAGAATATGTAGATATCAATTGCAAGAAATTTTAGATAGAATGAATCCAAACATGACAGGGACTAGTGAAATGATAAGACCCGATGGAGATGTGGATATATCGCaa GAGCaagtagaaaaatttaaaattccacCATGTGAAAATTGTGGTGGTGTTCTTAAGCCAGACATGATCTTCTTTGGGGACAATGTCCCACGTCAAATTGTAGAAAGTGTCAGATATAATGTTGAGCATTCAGATTCTCTACTAATTTTGGGTACAACACTAACTACGTTTTCTGGCTATCGAATTGCGTTGCAAGCTAGCCATGCTAAAAAGCCAATAGCTATAGTGAATATTGGAAAAACTAGAGCGGACGATCTCGCGCAAATCAAAGTGGAAGGTAGATGTGGCGATATTTTATCGAGAATTTACTCAATGATTGATCAATATGAGGAATGTATGGAATGTTAA
- the LOC139993411 gene encoding NAD-dependent protein deacylase Sirt4 isoform X1, producing MFKINVICVKSCKTVNTIGILLYRSYTSDFAFVPKCEPVEDRDLLMLKSFINSHSNMCILTGAGVSTESGIPDYRSEGVGLYARSNRRPVLYKDFCNSAEIRRRYWARNYIGWPRFSSVKVNSVHEILKKLEDHNKIRCIVTQNVDNLHTKAGSKKVIELHGTAFKVMCLNCNERICRYQLQEILDRMNPNMTGTSEMIRPDGDVDISQEQVEKFKIPPCENCGGVLKPDMIFFGDNVPRQIVESVRYNVEHSDSLLILGTTLTTFSGYRIALQASHAKKPIAIVNIGKTRADDLAQIKVEGRCGDILSRIYSMIDQYEECMEC from the exons atgtttaaaataaatgttatatgtGTAAAGTCATGTAAGACTGTTAATACAATAGGAATATTATTAT ATAGATCATATACATCAGATTTTGCATTTGTCCCAAAATGTGAACCTGTGGAAGACAGAGATTTGTTGATGTTAAAGAGTTTTATCAATAGTCACAGTAATATGTGCATATTAACAGGAGCAGGAGTATCCACAGAAAGTGGTATTCCTGATTATAGATCCGAAGGTGTTGGCCTTTATGCAAGAAGCAATCGCAGACCAGTTCTTTACAAAGACTTTTGTAACAGCGCTGAGATTAGAAGGCGATATTGGGCTCGAAATTATATAGGTTGGCCAAG ATTTTCTTCTGTTAAAGTAAATAGTGTACATGAAATACtaaaaaaattagaagatCATAACAAAATAAGATGTATCGTTACACAAAATGTTGACAACTTGCACACAAAAGCAGGCAGCAAAAAAGTGATAGAGTTACATGGGACAGCATTTAAAGTAATGTGTCTCAACTGTAATGAAAGAATATGTAGATATCAATTGCAAGAAATTTTAGATAGAATGAATCCAAACATGACAGGGACTAGTGAAATGATAAGACCCGATGGAGATGTGGATATATCGCaa GAGCaagtagaaaaatttaaaattccacCATGTGAAAATTGTGGTGGTGTTCTTAAGCCAGACATGATCTTCTTTGGGGACAATGTCCCACGTCAAATTGTAGAAAGTGTCAGATATAATGTTGAGCATTCAGATTCTCTACTAATTTTGGGTACAACACTAACTACGTTTTCTGGCTATCGAATTGCGTTGCAAGCTAGCCATGCTAAAAAGCCAATAGCTATAGTGAATATTGGAAAAACTAGAGCGGACGATCTCGCGCAAATCAAAGTGGAAGGTAGATGTGGCGATATTTTATCGAGAATTTACTCAATGATTGATCAATATGAGGAATGTATGGAATGTTAA
- the Bx42 gene encoding puff-specific protein Bx42 yields MSLASLLPTPSQVVWDREDEAREQKLRQRPVSALVKAVVTAPPYGQRKGFVPRNPEDFGDGGAFPEIHVAQYPLGMGMKGKETTSNALAVQLDAQGKVKYDVIARQGHSKDKIVYSKLSDLLPSEITSEEDPSLQRPPNEEIDELTEKTKKALEKITRSKIAAAMPVRCAEKQAPAQYIRYTPSQQGQSFNSGAKQRVIRMVEAQIDPLEPPKFKINKKIPRGPPSPPAPVMHSPTRKVTVKEQKEWKIPPCISNWKNAKGYTIPLDKRLAADGRGLQQVHINENFAKLAEALYIADRKAREAVEMRAQLEKKLAQKEKEKKEDHLRQLAQKAREERAGLKSAAMEKSEESRERDQLRQERHKDRARERNLARAAPDKRSRLQRERERDISEQIALGLPAKSIPNTGEAQFDQRLFNTSKGMDSGYGHDDEYNVYDKPWKDSNSIGSHIYRPSKNIDKDTYGDDLEKLVKTNRFVPDKEFSGTDRSTTRSGPVQFEKDEEDPFGLDQFLKQAKRASSSTTTTTKRKEEREQRRDDRDKRRKH; encoded by the exons ATGTCGTTAGCAAG CTTATTACCTACACCATCTCAGGTCGTGTGGGATAGAGAAGATGAAGCAAGGGAACAGAAATTACGACAGAGACCTGTATCTGCTCTTGTCAAAGCTGTTGTTACTGCTCCACCATATGGCCAACGTAAAGGATTTGTGCCAAGAAATCCAGAA GATTTTGGAGATGGTGGAGCATTCCCAGAGATTCATGTAGCCCAATATCCACTTGGGATGGGAATGAAGGGAAAAGAAACCACCAGTAATGCTTTAGCAGTACAGCTCGATGCTCaaggaaaagtaaaatatgatGTCATAGCTAGACAAGGCCACTCTAAGGATAAG ATCGTGTACAGCAAATTGAGTGACTTATTACCTTCAGAAATTACAAGCGAGGAAGATCCTAGTTTGCAACGTCCACCCAATGAAGAAATTGATGAACTCACAGAAAAAACTAAGAAGGCTTTAGAGAAGATAACAAGATCAAAGATAGCTGCAGCAATGCCAGTAAGATGCGCGGAGAAACAAGCTCCTGCGCAATACATTCGATATACACCTTCCCAACAAGGACAATCATTTAATTCTGGGGCTAAACAAAGGGTTATTAGAATGGTGGAGGCTCAGATAGATCCTTTAGAACCACCAAAATTCAA aattaataaaaaaataccgCGAGGTCCTCCATCACCTCCAGCGCCAGTGATGCACTCGCCTACGCGGAAAGTGACAGTGAAAGAACAGAAGGAGTGGAAAATACCGCCCTGTATTAGTAACTGGAAAAACGCGAAA GGATATACGATCCCGCTCGATAAACGACTAGCTGCAGACGGTCGTGGGTTGCAGCAGGTTCACATAAATGAGAACTTTGCTAAGTTGGCTGAGGCTCTTTATATAGCAGATAGGAAAGCTCGAGAGGCAGTAGAAATGCGAGCACAGCTTGAGAAGAAACTTGCccagaaggaaaaagagaaaaaagaggaccATCTGAGACAACTAGCGCAGAAAGCTAGGGAAGAACGTGCTGGTTTAAAATCAGCAGCAATGG AAAAATCGGAGGAGTCGCGGGAAAGAGATCAACTCAGGCAAGAACGACACAAGGACCGTGCTCGAGAGCGGAATTTGGCGCGTGCTGCACCTGATAAGCGTTCTAGATTGCAACGTGAACGAGAACGCGACATCAGTGAACAGATTGCACTCGGTTTACCAGCAAAGAGTATTCCTAATACCGGAGAAGCACAGTTTGACCAAAGATTGTTCAACACTAGCAAAGGAATGGATAGTGGATACGGGCATGATGATGAATATAATGTTTATGACAAACCCTGGAAAGATTCTAACTCTATCGGCTCTCATATATACCGTCCtagtaaaaatattgataaagaTACTTACGGAGATGATTTGGAGAAGCTTGTTAAAACGAACAG ATTTGTTCCGGATAAGGAATTCAGTGGAACTGATAGATCAACGACACGCTCAGGACCAGTACAGTTTGAGAAGGATGAGGAAGATCCATTTGGTTTGGATCAGTTCTTGAAGCAAGCCAAGCGTGCGAGCAGTTCTACTACCACAACAACAAAACGCAAAGAGGAACGGGAACAACGGAGAGACGATCGCGACAAACGAAGGAAACATTAA